In the Muricauda sp. MAR_2010_75 genome, one interval contains:
- a CDS encoding type I restriction endonuclease subunit R, which yields MNINYKEYQDSQLPALSLLKKIGWQYISPDEAFKARGEMFSNVLLDDILEERLHAINSFEYKRESYKFSRGSIQGAINALKNVPYEGLVQTNERVYDLLTLGKSFNETVQGDRKAYTINYIDWKKPGNNVFHVTDEFEIEGLKGKRRPDLVLFVNGIPFVVIENKRRDKNESLEEGISQNIRNQKPKTGIPKLFYYAQLLLAVQPNEVKYAVTGTPAKFWSVWKENVEKEVSKLLSKTTNSTLPENRLATEQDKSIYALCNPNRLLDIVYKYIVYDGPHKKVCRYQQYFAVQETLTRIKQKDKEGNRKGGVIWHTTGSGKSLTMVMLSKALALEPSIESPRVIVVTDRINLDKQIFKTFVNCGKSVKKAKSGNDLVEILQDRSNEIITTIIDKFKVATKKSFKDTSQNIFVLVDESHRSQYGLAHANMKRIVPNAAYIGFTGTPLMKSEKSTSKKFGGFIHKYTIDQAVKDGAVLPLLYEGRSAKLTINKAQIDKGFERLSAPLSEEAQKDLKRKFSSISKIYEADHVIEEIAYDISKHFVQNWQGTGFKAQLAVPKIDTAIKYQKYFESQTDASLNINTKVVFTPKDDRKDNEDVWSESSSEAVAYWNQLLEKYRDQETYENWVIEKFNDDSKEVEIIIVVSKLLTGFDAPRNTVLYLAKPLKAHNLLQAIARVNRLFNGKEHGHIIDYIGVLGKLDEALTEYSALEDFDEEDLTNAVTDIGEVIAKVPVTHANVWDVFKGVYNKNDIETLERHISAKDIRDEFYDRVSIFARTLQTALASDELYITFSDAEIVFYKSELKKFQSLRISVQLRYAEAISYKEYEPRVKKLLDSYIDVESVELLTTDLNIFEKDKVEEALETYGKTPASKADFIAHQMKKVISEKMEEDEAFYKKFSELIEKTISEFQAGRIQESEYLQSILNIKNNLVNGVQKGIPTILQSDPKARAFYGAVNEVLSKNHDTETLERLNDQLANMGLSISRLVEGSIIRDWKRNLDVQRKMENDIEDYLIENRKKLGLEITFDEIDGILLKCLKVAKHNY from the coding sequence ATGAACATAAACTATAAAGAATATCAAGATTCACAATTGCCCGCATTGTCCCTATTAAAAAAAATAGGGTGGCAATACATTTCTCCCGATGAAGCTTTTAAAGCTAGAGGAGAAATGTTCTCAAATGTATTATTGGATGATATTTTGGAGGAGAGGCTTCACGCCATTAATAGTTTTGAATATAAAAGGGAGTCCTATAAATTCTCAAGAGGAAGTATTCAGGGAGCAATAAACGCTTTAAAAAATGTTCCTTATGAAGGATTGGTGCAAACCAATGAACGTGTTTACGATTTATTGACCTTGGGAAAAAGTTTTAATGAAACCGTTCAGGGTGACCGCAAGGCTTATACCATAAATTATATTGATTGGAAAAAACCGGGTAACAATGTTTTTCATGTAACAGATGAATTTGAGATTGAAGGATTAAAAGGGAAGCGACGTCCGGACCTGGTGCTATTTGTAAACGGAATCCCTTTTGTAGTCATCGAAAACAAACGGCGGGATAAAAACGAATCATTAGAAGAAGGTATTTCCCAAAATATCCGAAACCAAAAGCCCAAAACAGGCATTCCCAAGCTGTTTTATTATGCGCAACTCTTACTCGCAGTTCAGCCCAATGAGGTGAAATATGCCGTCACGGGAACTCCTGCCAAATTCTGGTCGGTTTGGAAAGAAAACGTTGAAAAGGAAGTATCCAAGTTATTGTCAAAAACGACAAATAGCACGCTTCCGGAAAATAGATTGGCAACAGAACAGGATAAAAGTATTTATGCCCTTTGTAATCCAAACAGGTTACTTGACATCGTCTACAAGTACATCGTTTACGATGGGCCTCACAAAAAGGTTTGTCGGTACCAGCAATATTTTGCCGTTCAGGAAACACTGACCCGTATTAAGCAAAAGGACAAAGAAGGTAATAGAAAAGGGGGAGTTATTTGGCATACCACGGGGAGCGGAAAATCGTTGACAATGGTCATGCTCTCAAAAGCACTGGCCTTGGAACCTTCAATTGAATCGCCAAGGGTTATTGTGGTTACCGATAGAATCAATCTTGACAAACAAATTTTCAAAACCTTCGTCAATTGTGGGAAGAGCGTAAAAAAGGCCAAAAGCGGAAATGATTTGGTTGAGATACTTCAAGATAGAAGTAATGAAATCATAACCACTATAATTGATAAATTCAAAGTAGCCACTAAAAAATCATTTAAGGACACATCGCAAAATATATTCGTTCTGGTTGACGAAAGCCATCGAAGCCAATACGGTCTGGCCCATGCAAACATGAAGAGAATCGTTCCAAATGCGGCCTACATTGGATTCACTGGAACCCCTCTGATGAAATCTGAAAAAAGTACATCCAAAAAATTTGGAGGCTTTATCCATAAGTATACCATAGACCAAGCAGTGAAAGACGGGGCCGTTCTACCTCTTTTATACGAAGGTAGATCCGCAAAATTAACTATAAACAAAGCTCAAATAGACAAAGGCTTTGAACGTCTTTCTGCCCCGTTAAGTGAAGAAGCTCAAAAAGACCTAAAAAGAAAATTTTCTTCCATTTCAAAAATCTATGAAGCCGACCATGTCATAGAGGAAATTGCATACGATATATCAAAGCATTTTGTGCAGAACTGGCAGGGCACAGGTTTTAAGGCCCAATTAGCTGTTCCTAAAATCGATACTGCAATCAAATATCAAAAGTATTTTGAATCGCAGACTGATGCCAGTTTAAACATAAATACAAAGGTAGTTTTTACTCCTAAGGATGACAGAAAGGATAATGAAGATGTTTGGAGCGAGAGTAGTAGCGAGGCCGTTGCCTATTGGAATCAGTTATTGGAAAAATATCGTGACCAAGAAACTTATGAAAATTGGGTCATCGAAAAATTCAATGACGATTCTAAAGAAGTTGAAATAATCATTGTAGTAAGTAAACTATTGACAGGTTTTGATGCTCCGAGGAATACTGTATTGTATCTAGCAAAGCCGTTGAAAGCCCATAATCTGTTACAGGCAATTGCCCGGGTTAATAGATTGTTTAATGGCAAAGAACACGGCCATATTATTGATTATATCGGTGTTCTTGGTAAACTGGATGAAGCCTTAACAGAATATAGTGCATTGGAAGATTTTGATGAAGAAGACCTGACCAATGCGGTTACCGATATTGGAGAGGTCATAGCCAAGGTTCCTGTTACACATGCCAATGTTTGGGATGTTTTTAAAGGCGTTTATAACAAGAATGATATTGAGACCTTAGAACGTCATATATCTGCCAAAGACATAAGGGATGAATTTTATGACAGGGTTTCCATATTTGCCCGTACACTTCAAACAGCCTTAGCCTCTGACGAATTATATATAACATTTTCCGATGCAGAAATTGTATTCTATAAAAGTGAGCTCAAAAAGTTCCAAAGTCTTCGAATTTCAGTTCAATTACGCTATGCAGAGGCAATTTCCTATAAAGAATATGAACCTCGTGTAAAGAAACTTCTTGATAGTTATATTGACGTTGAAAGCGTTGAACTCCTCACCACAGACCTAAACATTTTTGAAAAGGACAAAGTTGAGGAAGCCCTTGAAACATATGGAAAAACCCCCGCTTCTAAGGCTGATTTTATCGCACATCAAATGAAAAAGGTTATCTCTGAAAAAATGGAAGAGGATGAAGCCTTTTATAAAAAATTCTCTGAGTTGATAGAAAAAACAATTTCAGAGTTCCAAGCTGGGCGAATTCAAGAATCGGAATATCTCCAGTCAATACTAAATATAAAAAACAACTTGGTCAATGGTGTGCAAAAAGGAATTCCCACAATTTTACAGTCTGACCCAAAAGCTAGGGCCTTTTACGGGGCAGTAAATGAAGTTTTGTCAAAAAATCATGATACAGAAACCTTAGAAAGACTAAATGATCAACTGGCAAATATGGGGTTGAGTATTTCGAGACTTGTTGAAGGTTCTATCATTAGGGATTGGAAAAGAAATCTGGATGTTCAAAGAAAAATGGAAAACGACATTGAAGATTACCTAATTGAAAATCGAAAAAAATTAGGGCTTGAAATCACCTTTGATGAAATTGATGGTATTCTTCTCAAATGTTTAAAAGTTGCTAAACATAACTATTGA
- a CDS encoding M48 family metallopeptidase has product MHLTNYGSKELFFELKQSKRKTLTIEVHPDSSIVVFAPDNISVKDIKKHVEKKGRWIVKQQAFFEQFLPRTPERKYVSGETHFYLGKGYLLKVIKGDKNDVKLKHGKLLVTIKKEGLDHVRKVLAYWYYLHADKKVKEIADNVYSQFKEYKFEKPKIELKRMPKRWGSCNTKDNIKINPEVIKAPAKCVEYVLIHEFCHMVIPNHKKEFYNLLSEKMPNWKKWKDRLEKSSS; this is encoded by the coding sequence ATGCATTTGACCAATTATGGTTCAAAAGAGTTATTTTTTGAACTAAAACAATCTAAAAGAAAGACGCTTACAATTGAAGTTCATCCAGATTCTTCAATAGTAGTATTTGCACCAGATAATATTTCGGTAAAAGACATAAAAAAGCATGTTGAAAAAAAAGGTAGGTGGATAGTTAAACAACAGGCTTTTTTTGAGCAGTTTTTACCAAGAACACCCGAACGTAAATATGTTTCAGGAGAAACACATTTTTATTTAGGCAAGGGTTATCTTTTGAAGGTTATTAAAGGAGATAAAAATGATGTGAAACTCAAACATGGAAAACTTCTTGTAACAATAAAAAAAGAAGGTCTAGATCATGTCAGAAAAGTTTTGGCTTATTGGTATTATTTACATGCGGACAAAAAAGTAAAAGAAATTGCAGACAATGTATATTCTCAGTTTAAGGAATACAAATTTGAAAAACCAAAAATTGAACTAAAACGAATGCCCAAGCGATGGGGAAGCTGCAATACCAAAGACAATATCAAAATCAACCCAGAAGTTATTAAGGCCCCTGCAAAATGCGTTGAATATGTACTAATTCATGAGTTTTGCCACATGGTAATTCCAAATCATAAAAAGGAATTCTATAATCTTTTATCAGAGAAAATGCCCAATTGGAAAAAGTGGAAAGACAGACTAGAAAAAAGTTCATCCTAG
- the mce gene encoding methylmalonyl-CoA epimerase yields the protein MDKIEHIGIAVKNLEASNSLFAKLLGVPHYKTEEVESEGVKTSFFKSGPNKMELLEATIPESPIAKFLEKKGEGIHHIAFAVDDIVAEISRLKSEGFAILNETPKKGADNKLVAFLHPKDTNGVLVELCQEIKAE from the coding sequence ATGGACAAGATTGAACACATCGGCATTGCTGTGAAGAATTTGGAAGCATCGAACAGTTTGTTTGCCAAACTTTTGGGTGTTCCACACTATAAAACAGAAGAAGTGGAATCGGAAGGCGTAAAGACCTCTTTTTTTAAGTCGGGTCCCAATAAGATGGAGCTTTTGGAAGCCACGATCCCAGAAAGTCCCATTGCCAAGTTTTTGGAAAAGAAAGGAGAGGGCATCCACCACATTGCTTTTGCTGTGGATGACATTGTTGCTGAAATCAGCCGTTTGAAGAGTGAGGGTTTTGCGATTTTGAACGAAACCCCTAAAAAAGGGGCAGATAATAAATTGGTGGCCTTCTTGCATCCCAAGGACACCAACGGGGTGTTGGTAGAGCTTTGTCAGGAAATAAAAGCGGAGTAG
- the rbfA gene encoding 30S ribosome-binding factor RbfA, producing MEETQRQKKIAGIIQKDLADILQRAATDGGLKGTLISVSKVSVTTDLSIAKVYVSIFPNKNAKELLDGIKANQVAIRYDLAQRTKHQLRRVPELNFYLDDSLEYIDKIEKSLKGDENPIENRDLLDKRKKS from the coding sequence ATGGAAGAAACACAAAGGCAAAAGAAAATAGCGGGAATCATTCAGAAGGATTTGGCAGATATCCTGCAAAGAGCCGCTACAGATGGTGGGCTTAAAGGAACTTTAATTTCTGTTTCAAAAGTTTCTGTTACCACAGACTTATCCATTGCCAAAGTATACGTGAGCATCTTTCCCAATAAAAATGCCAAAGAATTGTTGGATGGTATCAAAGCCAATCAGGTGGCCATTCGGTATGACTTGGCCCAGCGTACCAAACACCAATTGCGACGAGTTCCGGAACTTAATTTTTACCTGGACGATTCCCTGGAATATATTGACAAGATTGAAAAATCACTCAAAGGCGATGAAAATCCTATTGAGAATCGAGATTTGCTTGATAAACGAAAGAAATCCTGA
- a CDS encoding ABC transporter permease produces the protein MNFPLYIAKRYLRSKSNQNAVNIINFITFLVIVIGSAALFIVLSAFAGLKTFSLSFSNTFDPDLKALPATGKYFSINTDEEKELETVPGLANYSKELEERAYLTFKEKSCIAYIKGIDGNYRSVTGVDSTLYFGNWGEMEYNGVMGIGIYNQLGVPIDNYRNPMTVLVPKPGKGSLAPQGLNASKPYNQLSLVLSGVYAVEENLDKKYVFAQLPLVQELLERDSTEISGINFKLNGEAAIDEVKNSIKTILGDKVFVLTRQEQNSTLHRMLKTENLATYLIFTLVLIIALFNVVGAIIMMILDKQQNSKTLFSLGTTLKELRRIYFIQGLLVTSLGGFIGVLIGSLLIASQLFFGWLKITPSLAYPVEFNVMNVLLVLATIVVLGFVSSKIASSRITKKLIMD, from the coding sequence TTGAACTTTCCGCTGTATATCGCTAAACGTTATCTGCGCTCAAAGAGCAACCAAAATGCGGTAAACATCATTAATTTTATCACTTTTTTGGTGATTGTCATCGGGTCCGCGGCCTTGTTCATTGTACTTTCCGCTTTCGCTGGACTAAAAACCTTTAGTCTCTCTTTTTCAAATACCTTCGATCCCGACTTAAAGGCTTTACCTGCCACAGGAAAGTACTTTTCCATCAACACTGATGAAGAAAAAGAGCTAGAAACCGTTCCAGGCCTTGCCAATTATTCCAAAGAACTGGAAGAACGGGCCTATCTCACCTTCAAGGAAAAAAGCTGCATCGCCTATATTAAGGGGATAGATGGAAATTATAGATCGGTAACTGGTGTGGACAGCACCCTCTATTTTGGCAATTGGGGCGAGATGGAATATAATGGCGTCATGGGCATTGGCATTTATAACCAGCTTGGAGTTCCCATTGACAATTACCGAAACCCCATGACTGTTTTAGTGCCCAAACCCGGTAAGGGATCACTGGCCCCACAGGGGCTTAATGCTTCCAAGCCCTACAACCAACTCTCTTTGGTGTTGAGTGGGGTGTATGCGGTTGAGGAAAATCTGGATAAAAAATATGTGTTTGCCCAACTCCCTTTGGTTCAGGAATTGTTGGAACGGGACAGCACTGAAATTTCAGGCATTAATTTTAAATTGAATGGTGAAGCCGCTATTGATGAGGTAAAAAATTCCATCAAAACCATTTTAGGCGATAAGGTTTTTGTGCTGACCCGCCAAGAACAGAACAGTACCCTGCACCGCATGCTGAAAACCGAGAATTTGGCCACGTATCTCATTTTTACCTTAGTGTTGATCATCGCACTTTTTAATGTCGTGGGGGCCATCATCATGATGATTTTGGACAAGCAACAAAACTCAAAAACACTGTTCAGTTTGGGAACAACCCTCAAGGAATTGCGCAGGATTTACTTTATCCAAGGGCTTTTGGTCACTTCTTTGGGCGGATTTATTGGAGTTTTGATCGGTTCTTTGTTGATTGCTTCACAATTGTTCTTTGGCTGGTTGAAGATTACTCCTTCCTTGGCCTATCCCGTAGAATTTAATGTTATGAATGTACTGTTGGTTTTGGCCACCATTGTGGTATTGGGCTTTGTCTCGTCCAAAATTGCGAGCAGCCGAATTACCAAAAAGTTGATTATGGATTAA